The following coding sequences lie in one Mercenaria mercenaria strain notata chromosome 5, MADL_Memer_1, whole genome shotgun sequence genomic window:
- the LOC128557129 gene encoding E3 ubiquitin-protein ligase RNF130-like — protein sequence MEFFTHNRIFFTRWRPKMDVCIFYVYLYVLLSCPFVICTHEVHHTIEKAKISISYVNELGSYQEVDQFDFGNYGEHSLVNKASPVKGQLVQVQTLYNKSELGCSPLDPAIIPNDEPWIALVKRGTCNFNEKVYYAKILKALAVIVYDNKSLTEDGITMDIKGKHSGRYM from the coding sequence ATGGAATTTTTTACACACAATCGTATTTTCTTCACAAGATGGAGGCCTAAAATGGATGTGTgcatattttatgtgtatttatacGTGTTGTTGTCATGTCCGTTTGTTATATGTACAcatgaagttcatcatacaattgAAAAGGCCAAAATCTCGATCAGTTACGTGAACGAATTGGGTTCTTATCAAGAAGTAGACCAGTTTGATTTTGGAAATTACGGAGAACATTCTCTAGTAAACAAAGCAAGTCCAGTGAAAGGCCAACTTGTTCAAGTACAGACTTTGTACAATAAAAGTGAATTGGGATGCAGTCCACTTGATCCAGCAATAATACCGAACGATGAACCATGGATTGCTCTCGTCAAACGAGGGACTTGCAATTTCAATGAGAAAGTATACTATGCGAAAATTTTGAAAGCATTGGCAGTAATCGTATATGACAACAAGTCATTAACGGAAGATGGAATAACAATGGATATAAAAGGAAAACATAGTGGTAGGTATATGTGA